AGGTCGAGGTCGGTGGTGCCCTCGGCCGGCTGGATCGACGGGATCGCACCCGGGATGTCCGGGGTGGTCAGGTCGGGCTTGGCGAGCGAGACGGCACCGCCGTGCGGACCGGCGACGAACTCGGCCAGCGCGGCCTCGGTGAAGACGACCTCGTCGCTGAGCAGCACGTCGTAGGTGTTGAGCTGACCGGCCTCGAGCAGGTGCACCCGCTGCTCGTTGCGCAGGCTCACCCAGTTGAGGTGGTCGTCGCGGTCGAGGACCACGAGCACCCGCTTCGCCGAGGTGATCGAGTCGAGCGTGGCCAGCGCCGCCTTGGTCTTCGGGGCGTCCCCGTCGACGAAGGTGGTGACCACGCGCACGCGGCCCTCACGGGCCCGGTCGGACAGGGCCCCGCGCAGGGCGGCGGCCTTCATCTTCTTGGGCGTGCGCTGCGAGTAGTCGCGCGGCTGGGGCCCGTGGACGGTGCCACCGCCGGTGAACTGCGGCGCGCGGATCGAGCCCTGACGGGCCCGGCCGGTGCCCTTCTGGCGGTAGGGCTTGACGCCACCACCGCTGACGGCGCCGCGCGTCTTCGTCGAGTGCGTGCCCTGGCGCGCGGCGGCCAGCTGGGCCACCACCACCTGGTGCATGAGCGAGACGTTGGCGGTCGTGTCGAACAGGGCGCCGGGCAGCGTGACGCTGCCGGCGGTCTGCCCGCCCGGCGCGCGGACGTCGACCTGGCGGTCGGCGCGCGCGGCCTCGGTCGCGGTCGACTGGGTCACTGGTTGTCACTCCCCACGGGGCCGCCCTTGACCGCCGACCGGACGAGCACGAGCCCACCCTTCGGACCGGGGACGGCACCCTTGATCAGGATGAGGCCGCGCTCGGCGTCGACCTTGTGGACCACGAGCGAGAGCGTCGTCGTCTTGACCGCGCCCATGCGGCCGGCCATGCGCAGGCCCTTGAACACACGGCCCGGGGTGGACGCGCCACCGATCGAGCCGGGCGAGCGGTGCTTGCGCTGGGTGCCGTGCGCGGCGCCCAGGCCCTTGAAGCCGTGACGCTTCATGACGCCGGCGGTGCCCTTGCCCTTGCTGGTGCCGATGACGTCGACCTTGGC
This region of Geodermatophilus bullaregiensis genomic DNA includes:
- the rplD gene encoding 50S ribosomal protein L4; this encodes MTQSTATEAARADRQVDVRAPGGQTAGSVTLPGALFDTTANVSLMHQVVVAQLAAARQGTHSTKTRGAVSGGGVKPYRQKGTGRARQGSIRAPQFTGGGTVHGPQPRDYSQRTPKKMKAAALRGALSDRAREGRVRVVTTFVDGDAPKTKAALATLDSITSAKRVLVVLDRDDHLNWVSLRNEQRVHLLEAGQLNTYDVLLSDEVVFTEAALAEFVAGPHGGAVSLAKPDLTTPDIPGAIPSIQPAEGTTDLDLATDTTEDKA
- the rplC gene encoding 50S ribosomal protein L3, whose amino-acid sequence is MASTFRGLLGEKLGMTQVFDENNRMVPVTVVKAGPCVVTQVRTPEVDGYSALQLGFGEIDPRKVNRPEGGHFAKAGVTPRRHLVELRTEDAAQYTVGQELTAEVLDGVAKVDVIGTSKGKGTAGVMKRHGFKGLGAAHGTQRKHRSPGSIGGASTPGRVFKGLRMAGRMGAVKTTTLSLVVHKVDAERGLILIKGAVPGPKGGLVLVRSAVKGGPVGSDNQ